One Ahaetulla prasina isolate Xishuangbanna chromosome 17, ASM2864084v1, whole genome shotgun sequence genomic window carries:
- the LOC131186781 gene encoding methanethiol oxidase-like isoform X2, giving the protein MKGPQEKLMYVLCVLTGTGTQMPDYLATVDVDPKSPTYCQVIEPREVFCKTEVASLLNPQCLGNGEVMISSLGDLFGNGKGSFILVDTETWEVKGTWNRPGDAAPLGFDFSYKPRHNILISTELGVPKFVADAFTPKNLQKGVFGRCLNLWDWTTHCLIQSIDLGEDSVPVGVRFLHNPDAPHGFVNCFFDGSMHHIFKKEDGMWTTEKVIQIPNKTVTGWYFPEMPAYNAHIVISLDDRFLYMSNWLHGDVRQYDITDPHCPRLMGQVFVGGSIYKGGVVTVINDEELDCQPDPLVIQGRRVYGGPQMLQLSLDGKRLYVTNGLQTKWDEKFYPEMFREGSVMLQIDVNTENGGLCVNPDFLVDFGKESWGPARAFEMRYPGGDSTSDIWV; this is encoded by the exons ATGAAAG GACCTCAAGAGAAGCTGATGTACGTGCTCTGCGTCTTAACCGGGACGGGGACCCAAATGCCCGATTATCTCGCCACGGTGGATGTGGATCCCAAATCTCCCACTTATTGCCAA GTGATTGAGCCCAGAGAGGTCTTCTGTAAAACTGAAGTGGCTTCACTACTTAACCCACAATGTCTGGGCAATGGAGAAGTCATGATCAGCTCCCTAGGGGACCTATTTGGCAATGGAAAAG GCTCATTTATTCTCGTGGATACGGAAACATGGGAAGTGAAGGGCACCTGGAACCGCCCTGGGGATGCGGCTCCACTGGGATTTGACTTCTCGTACAAACCAAGGCATAACATCTTAATCAGCACTGAACTAGGAGTCCCCAAATTCGTTGCGGATGCATTTACCCCAAAAAATCTGCAGAAAG GGGTCTTTGGCCGCTGCCTGAACCTGTGGGACTGGACCACTCACTGCCTCATCCAATCCATTGACCTGGGGGAGGATTCAGTCCCTGTGGGGGTCCGCTTCCTGCACAACCCAGATGCCCCACATGGCTTTGTGAACTGTTTCTTCGATGGCTCTATGCATCATATTTTCAAGAAGGAG GACGGGATGTGGACCACGGAGAAGGTGATACAGATTCCAAACAAGACCGTCACCGGGTGGTACTTCCCTGAAATGCCAG CATACAATGCTCACATAGTTATTTCGCTGGATGACCGTTTCCTCTACATGAGCAACTGGCTTCACGGCGATGTCCGACAATATGATATCACTGACCCCCACTGCCCTCGGCTGATGGGCCAG GTGTTTGTAGGAGGCAGCATCTACAAAGGTGGGGTGGTGACCGTGATTAATGATGAAGAGCTGGACTGCCAACCAGATCCCCTCGTGATCCAG GGAAGGAGAGTCTATGGGGGACCCCAAATGCTCCAGCTGAGCTTGGATGGGAAAAGGCTTTATGTTACCAATGGTCTACAAACAAAATGGGATGAGAAATTTTATCCAGAAATGTTCAG GGAAGGGTCAGTCATGCTCCAGATTGATGTGAACACCGAGAATGGGGGTCTCTGTGTGAATCCAGACTTCCTGGTGGATTTCGGGAAGGAGTCGTGGGGTCCCGCTCGTGCATTCGAAATGCGTTACCCGGGAGGAGACTCTACTTCGGACATCTGGGTCTGA
- the LOC131186781 gene encoding methanethiol oxidase-like isoform X1, producing MKGPQEKLMYVLCVLTGTGTQMPDYLATVDVDPKSPTYCQVIHRLQMPYINDELHFMGWNICSSTFGDTTKKRNRLVLPCFNSSRIYIVDTGTDPRAPCLFKVIEPREVFCKTEVASLLNPQCLGNGEVMISSLGDLFGNGKGSFILVDTETWEVKGTWNRPGDAAPLGFDFSYKPRHNILISTELGVPKFVADAFTPKNLQKGVFGRCLNLWDWTTHCLIQSIDLGEDSVPVGVRFLHNPDAPHGFVNCFFDGSMHHIFKKEDGMWTTEKVIQIPNKTVTGWYFPEMPAYNAHIVISLDDRFLYMSNWLHGDVRQYDITDPHCPRLMGQVFVGGSIYKGGVVTVINDEELDCQPDPLVIQGRRVYGGPQMLQLSLDGKRLYVTNGLQTKWDEKFYPEMFREGSVMLQIDVNTENGGLCVNPDFLVDFGKESWGPARAFEMRYPGGDSTSDIWV from the exons ATGAAAG GACCTCAAGAGAAGCTGATGTACGTGCTCTGCGTCTTAACCGGGACGGGGACCCAAATGCCCGATTATCTCGCCACGGTGGATGTGGATCCCAAATCTCCCACTTATTGCCAA GTTATTCACCGGTTGCAAATGCCATACATTAACGATGAGCTTCACTTCATGGGCTGGAACATTTGCAGTAGCACCTTTGGAGACACCACCAAGAAACGCAACCGGCTGGTCCTTCCATGTTTCAACTCTTCGCGGATTTATATTGTGGATACTGGGACTGACCCCCGAGCTCCCTGCCTGTTCAAG GTGATTGAGCCCAGAGAGGTCTTCTGTAAAACTGAAGTGGCTTCACTACTTAACCCACAATGTCTGGGCAATGGAGAAGTCATGATCAGCTCCCTAGGGGACCTATTTGGCAATGGAAAAG GCTCATTTATTCTCGTGGATACGGAAACATGGGAAGTGAAGGGCACCTGGAACCGCCCTGGGGATGCGGCTCCACTGGGATTTGACTTCTCGTACAAACCAAGGCATAACATCTTAATCAGCACTGAACTAGGAGTCCCCAAATTCGTTGCGGATGCATTTACCCCAAAAAATCTGCAGAAAG GGGTCTTTGGCCGCTGCCTGAACCTGTGGGACTGGACCACTCACTGCCTCATCCAATCCATTGACCTGGGGGAGGATTCAGTCCCTGTGGGGGTCCGCTTCCTGCACAACCCAGATGCCCCACATGGCTTTGTGAACTGTTTCTTCGATGGCTCTATGCATCATATTTTCAAGAAGGAG GACGGGATGTGGACCACGGAGAAGGTGATACAGATTCCAAACAAGACCGTCACCGGGTGGTACTTCCCTGAAATGCCAG CATACAATGCTCACATAGTTATTTCGCTGGATGACCGTTTCCTCTACATGAGCAACTGGCTTCACGGCGATGTCCGACAATATGATATCACTGACCCCCACTGCCCTCGGCTGATGGGCCAG GTGTTTGTAGGAGGCAGCATCTACAAAGGTGGGGTGGTGACCGTGATTAATGATGAAGAGCTGGACTGCCAACCAGATCCCCTCGTGATCCAG GGAAGGAGAGTCTATGGGGGACCCCAAATGCTCCAGCTGAGCTTGGATGGGAAAAGGCTTTATGTTACCAATGGTCTACAAACAAAATGGGATGAGAAATTTTATCCAGAAATGTTCAG GGAAGGGTCAGTCATGCTCCAGATTGATGTGAACACCGAGAATGGGGGTCTCTGTGTGAATCCAGACTTCCTGGTGGATTTCGGGAAGGAGTCGTGGGGTCCCGCTCGTGCATTCGAAATGCGTTACCCGGGAGGAGACTCTACTTCGGACATCTGGGTCTGA